A stretch of the Snodgrassella alvi genome encodes the following:
- the infB gene encoding translation initiation factor IF-2 — protein sequence MSNQITVEQFASELHMSTTRLLTQLAEAGVHKQTASDKLTAEDKKQLLVYLKQSNGSQSASTITLNRKKQAEKSTVGGVQVETRRRRRIVVPPEEQQVSLSEEKQAPVKHETEPVKVDTEAELQAKKAAEEQAEAKRREESAAAAAAEAARLKAAATASKTEQKPKAEAVQTEVVKQEVKQQEVKQQEVKQQQVEVVAPKAEVSADKKAADKNEQHKSKRNRNRNNAKKVDLAALVAEAAKPIISPEEQAQRDEEARRAEALREQREMLLKQKQERQARREAAKQQAMEQSKAASEQKSAEVRSAKPTEKKSVSSASVKAADSGTDSGSRRKKDEQRHQREDDMPKNKSARGGKNRRGTDMGNGEDSRRRGGKKGGKKQLKLEPNQHAFQAPTEPVVHEVLVPETITAAELAHKMAVKAAEVIKTLMKMGMMVTINQSLDQETALIVVEEMGHIGKAAAADDPEAFLDEDTTVTEAEALPRPPVVTVMGHVDHGKTSLLDYIRRARVVQGEAGGITQHIGAYHVETPRGVITFLDTPGHEAFTAMRARGAQATDIVILVVAADDGVMPQTIEAIAHAKAAKVPLVVAVNKIDKEGANPERIRQELTAHEVVPDSWGGDVQFIDVSAKQGTNIDALLEAVLLEADVLELKAPVDAAAKGIVVESRLDKGRGAVATLLVQSGTLHKGDVVLAGTTFGRVRAMVDENGKTIAAAGPSIPVEILGLSDVPNAGEDFIVLADEKRAREIALFRQGKYRDVRLAKQQAAKLENMFNNMGENQAQSLPIIIKADVQGSYEALAGSLRKLSTDEVRVDVLHSGVGGVSESDVNLAIASGAVIIGFNVRADATARKLAEHEGIEIRYYNIIYDAIDDVKAALSGMLAPEQKENVIGTVEIRQVITVSKVGNIAGCMVTDGLIKRDSHVRLIRNNVVVHTGELASLKRFKDDVKEVRQGFECGLMLKNYNDIMEGDQLEAFEVVEVARKL from the coding sequence ATGAGTAATCAAATAACTGTAGAACAATTTGCCTCGGAGCTACATATGTCTACTACTAGACTGTTGACACAGCTGGCCGAAGCAGGAGTACATAAACAGACAGCGTCAGATAAACTGACTGCTGAAGATAAGAAACAATTGCTGGTTTATTTAAAGCAGTCTAATGGTAGTCAGTCTGCCAGTACCATCACACTGAATCGTAAGAAGCAGGCCGAAAAGAGTACGGTAGGTGGGGTACAGGTTGAAACCCGTCGTCGCCGCCGCATTGTAGTGCCACCTGAAGAACAGCAGGTCAGTTTGTCTGAAGAAAAGCAGGCACCTGTTAAACATGAAACAGAACCAGTTAAGGTAGATACTGAAGCTGAGCTACAGGCGAAAAAAGCCGCTGAAGAGCAGGCTGAAGCAAAACGCAGAGAAGAATCTGCTGCTGCCGCAGCTGCAGAGGCGGCGCGTTTGAAAGCAGCAGCCACGGCCAGTAAAACCGAACAAAAACCTAAAGCGGAGGCTGTGCAGACAGAAGTGGTAAAACAGGAAGTGAAACAACAGGAAGTGAAACAACAAGAAGTTAAACAACAGCAGGTTGAAGTGGTAGCTCCTAAGGCAGAAGTTTCTGCTGATAAAAAAGCAGCAGATAAAAATGAGCAGCACAAATCCAAACGCAATCGTAATCGTAATAATGCGAAGAAAGTGGATTTGGCTGCTTTGGTGGCCGAAGCAGCCAAACCGATTATTAGTCCGGAAGAGCAAGCTCAACGCGATGAAGAAGCACGTCGAGCAGAGGCTTTACGAGAACAGCGTGAAATGCTGCTGAAACAGAAGCAAGAGCGTCAGGCGCGCCGAGAAGCGGCCAAGCAACAAGCTATGGAACAAAGTAAAGCCGCCAGCGAGCAGAAATCTGCAGAAGTACGTTCAGCCAAACCGACTGAGAAGAAATCGGTTAGCAGTGCTTCTGTCAAAGCTGCGGATAGCGGGACTGATTCAGGTTCACGGCGCAAAAAAGATGAGCAACGTCATCAGCGTGAAGATGATATGCCTAAAAATAAATCTGCTCGCGGAGGTAAAAACCGTCGCGGAACAGATATGGGTAATGGCGAAGACAGCCGTAGACGTGGTGGTAAAAAAGGTGGTAAGAAACAGCTTAAACTAGAGCCGAATCAGCATGCATTCCAAGCACCTACAGAACCGGTAGTACATGAAGTGCTGGTACCGGAAACCATCACGGCGGCGGAGCTGGCTCATAAAATGGCCGTTAAAGCAGCTGAAGTGATTAAGACCCTGATGAAGATGGGTATGATGGTGACCATTAATCAGTCATTGGATCAGGAGACCGCCCTGATTGTGGTAGAAGAAATGGGTCATATCGGTAAGGCTGCGGCAGCAGATGATCCTGAAGCATTTCTGGATGAGGATACGACTGTTACTGAAGCTGAAGCATTGCCACGTCCACCGGTGGTGACAGTAATGGGTCACGTAGACCATGGTAAAACTTCTTTATTGGATTATATTCGCCGTGCCCGTGTGGTACAGGGTGAGGCCGGTGGTATTACTCAGCACATCGGTGCATATCATGTTGAAACGCCTCGTGGTGTGATTACCTTCTTGGATACTCCGGGGCATGAAGCATTTACGGCTATGCGTGCTCGTGGTGCTCAGGCTACTGATATTGTTATTCTAGTTGTGGCTGCCGATGACGGTGTAATGCCGCAGACGATAGAAGCGATTGCTCATGCTAAAGCAGCCAAAGTACCTTTGGTTGTGGCTGTAAACAAGATTGATAAAGAAGGCGCTAATCCGGAACGTATTCGCCAAGAACTAACGGCACATGAGGTGGTACCGGATTCATGGGGTGGTGATGTACAGTTCATCGATGTTTCTGCCAAGCAGGGTACGAATATTGACGCTTTACTGGAAGCAGTACTACTCGAAGCGGATGTGCTGGAACTGAAAGCACCGGTTGATGCTGCTGCTAAAGGTATTGTTGTTGAATCACGGCTGGATAAAGGTCGTGGTGCTGTGGCAACTTTGCTGGTACAAAGTGGTACTCTGCACAAAGGCGATGTGGTGCTGGCCGGTACAACTTTCGGTCGTGTACGTGCTATGGTGGATGAGAATGGCAAAACTATTGCTGCTGCCGGCCCATCCATTCCAGTTGAAATTCTGGGATTATCTGATGTGCCTAATGCAGGTGAAGATTTCATCGTACTGGCAGATGAGAAAAGAGCTCGCGAAATTGCATTGTTCCGTCAGGGTAAATACCGCGATGTACGCTTAGCCAAGCAACAGGCAGCCAAACTGGAAAACATGTTTAATAACATGGGTGAAAATCAGGCACAAAGTCTGCCGATTATCATTAAAGCCGATGTACAGGGTTCGTATGAGGCTTTGGCTGGAAGCTTGCGTAAACTATCTACTGATGAAGTACGTGTAGATGTATTGCATAGTGGTGTAGGTGGTGTAAGCGAATCTGATGTTAATTTGGCGATTGCATCCGGTGCTGTGATTATTGGCTTTAATGTCCGTGCTGATGCTACTGCACGCAAGCTGGCTGAGCATGAAGGTATTGAAATCCGCTATTACAACATTATCTATGATGCTATTGATGATGTGAAAGCTGCTTTGAGTGGCATGTTGGCACCTGAGCAGAAAGAAAATGTAATCGGTACGGTAGAAATCCGTCAGGTTATTACGGTATCTAAGGTAGGCAATATTGCTGGTTGTATGGTTACGGATGGTTTAATTAAGCGCGACTCGCATGTACGCTTGATTCGTAATAATGTGGTTGTTCATACTGGCGAACTGGCTTCATTGAAACGTTTCAAAGACGACGTTAAAGAAGTACGGCAGGGCTTTGAATGTGGTTTGATGCTGAAAAACTATAATGACATTATGGAAGGTGATCAGCTGGAAGCATTTGAAGTGGTTGAGGTTGCCCGTAAACTTTGA
- the nusA gene encoding transcription termination factor NusA, translated as MSREILLLAEALASEKNVDTEVVFSALEFALASAAKKKTERENMDVRVVIDRNTGDYRSFRRWLIVADEDYTYPDIQKTIEEIQEEIPDTTLQIGEYYEEPIENVEFGRIGAQTAKQVILQRIRDAEREQILNEFLQRKDNLVLGTIKRMERHGAIVEIGRLEALLPRDQMIPRENFRNGDRVRALFLRVDQIGNRNQVILTRISREFLLKLFEMEVPEIEDGLLEIKEVTRDPGLRAKIAVKSNDARIDPQGTCIGVRGSRVNAVTEELAGERIDVVLWSPETAQFVINALSPAEVTRILIDEDHHSVDVIVAEDQLALAIGRGGQNVRLAAELTGWQLNIMTVEEAQERHEAEDKAIRELFINNLGVDENVAEVLVQEGFTSLEEVAYVPVQEMLEIEGFDESTVEELRNRARDAILTLAIASEEQLERMDEDLKNLEGVDQEMLHDLANEGIKTRDDLAELSVDELIEITGIDEETAKKVVMAARAHWFDEV; from the coding sequence ATGAGTCGTGAAATTTTACTACTGGCCGAAGCTTTGGCAAGTGAGAAAAACGTTGATACAGAAGTAGTATTTAGTGCACTGGAGTTTGCTCTGGCCAGTGCAGCTAAGAAAAAAACCGAGCGTGAAAATATGGATGTGCGGGTAGTGATTGATCGCAATACTGGCGATTACCGCAGTTTTCGCCGCTGGCTGATTGTGGCAGATGAGGATTATACGTATCCGGATATTCAGAAAACAATTGAAGAAATACAGGAAGAAATTCCGGATACAACGCTCCAAATTGGTGAATATTATGAAGAGCCAATTGAGAATGTTGAATTTGGCCGGATTGGTGCCCAGACCGCTAAGCAGGTTATTCTGCAGCGCATTCGTGATGCAGAACGCGAACAGATTTTAAATGAATTCTTACAACGCAAAGATAATCTGGTTCTTGGTACGATTAAACGTATGGAACGGCATGGTGCTATTGTGGAAATCGGACGATTGGAAGCATTGCTGCCGCGTGATCAGATGATTCCTCGGGAAAATTTTCGAAATGGAGACCGTGTAAGAGCTCTGTTTTTACGTGTCGACCAGATCGGCAATCGCAATCAGGTTATCCTGACGCGTATTTCACGTGAATTTTTGCTGAAACTGTTTGAAATGGAAGTGCCCGAAATTGAGGACGGTCTGCTAGAAATTAAAGAAGTCACTCGTGATCCTGGCTTACGCGCCAAAATAGCGGTGAAATCAAATGATGCCCGCATTGATCCGCAAGGCACCTGTATCGGTGTTCGTGGTTCTCGTGTGAATGCGGTTACTGAGGAGCTGGCTGGTGAACGTATAGATGTGGTGTTGTGGTCACCTGAAACCGCTCAATTTGTGATTAATGCATTAAGTCCGGCTGAGGTTACGCGCATTCTGATTGATGAAGATCACCATTCTGTAGATGTGATTGTGGCTGAAGACCAGTTGGCACTGGCGATTGGTCGTGGTGGTCAAAATGTACGCCTTGCCGCAGAACTGACTGGCTGGCAATTGAATATTATGACTGTGGAAGAGGCGCAGGAACGCCACGAAGCTGAAGATAAGGCTATACGTGAACTCTTTATAAACAATCTTGGTGTTGATGAAAATGTGGCCGAAGTACTAGTTCAAGAAGGATTTACTAGTCTGGAAGAAGTGGCTTACGTGCCTGTTCAGGAAATGCTGGAAATTGAAGGTTTTGATGAAAGTACAGTTGAAGAGTTGCGTAACCGTGCTCGTGATGCGATTCTGACTCTGGCCATTGCCTCTGAAGAGCAGCTGGAACGCATGGATGAAGACCTGAAAAATCTTGAGGGTGTCGATCAGGAGATGCTGCATGATTTGGCTAATGAGGGAATTAAAACCCGTGATGATCTGGCTGAGCTATCAGTTGACGAACTGATTGAAATTACTGGCATTGATGAGGAAACCGCCAAGAAAGTGGTGATGGCTGCACGCGCCCACTGGTTTGACGAAGTATGA
- the rimP gene encoding ribosome maturation factor RimP, which produces MDIQGILEKTLPGLGYELVNYELTSQGDLRVFIDKAEGGISLDDCVAISNHLSRVLAVEDVDYQRLEISSPGLDRPLTKPADFARFAGQLAKIKTRLPIDGQKNFIGRINGIDDNGLISITLEEANEIRRAKRAAVAAGKTVCIEWQNVDKARLKPEFDF; this is translated from the coding sequence ATGGATATTCAGGGCATTTTGGAAAAAACTTTGCCAGGTCTGGGCTATGAGTTGGTGAATTATGAGCTGACTTCGCAAGGAGATTTACGGGTCTTTATTGATAAAGCTGAAGGCGGCATTTCTCTGGATGATTGTGTAGCTATTAGCAACCACTTAAGTCGTGTATTGGCGGTGGAAGATGTTGATTATCAGCGTCTGGAAATTTCCAGTCCTGGTTTGGATCGTCCGCTGACTAAGCCTGCTGATTTTGCACGTTTTGCAGGACAACTGGCTAAGATTAAAACCCGTTTGCCGATTGATGGCCAGAAAAATTTTATCGGTCGCATCAATGGTATTGATGATAATGGTTTGATTAGTATTACGCTGGAAGAGGCGAATGAGATACGCAGGGCCAAACGTGCAGCGGTTGCAGCCGGTAAAACGGTATGTATTGAATGGCAGAATGTTGACAAAGCACGTTTAAAGCCAGAGTTTGATTTTTAA
- a CDS encoding potassium transporter Kup, translating to MRIQFSANTTMTLAALGIVYGDIGTSPLYALKESFRASSLAPIEANILGFVSLILWSLLLIVTLKYVLFILRADNNGEGGVVVLMQQAMRHLKGKPVWIAMMMGLTGTALFYGDAMITPAVSVLSAAEGLTVINESFRPYVMPIALAILFGLFLIQKKGTHKIGKLFGPVMLVWFSAIGLIGLYQIVQAPRVILAFNPYYGIKFAIDHGWDGFIGLGCVVLAVTGAEALYADMGHFGRQPIQTAWIKIVLPSLIVNYLGQGALIMHNPTAINNPFYLSAPHWLLIPLIILATFATIIASQAVIAGAYSLTRQAIQLGFAPRMNIIHTNNEEIGQIYLPLVNWLLLTAVTLVVLAFHDSEHLASAYGIAVTGTMVITSCLFCVVMIKNWHWPIPIAVMLTLLFLCFDLVFFSSNLLKLIHGGWFPVMVALIVVTLFSTWRRGQWQLHQAQQSKEFSLDNFVENLHDYPPQIVTGNAVFMVSDPFSVPRALLHNLKHNKVLHSYNVLLSIKTKEIPYIADNERIAMKQIGPRFTRVIANYGFQETANISHILSLMDEQGITLDTMDTSFFLSHDSIVVAARTKHGNMGRLRARIFKWLYKNSATATNYYHIPANRVVELGAQVVI from the coding sequence ATGCGTATACAGTTTTCTGCCAATACGACAATGACACTTGCAGCATTGGGTATTGTCTACGGCGATATTGGCACCAGCCCTCTGTATGCCTTAAAAGAAAGCTTTCGCGCATCTTCCTTAGCGCCCATTGAAGCAAATATATTAGGTTTTGTTTCTCTTATTCTCTGGTCATTGCTGCTAATAGTCACCTTGAAATATGTACTTTTTATTTTGCGAGCTGACAACAATGGTGAAGGTGGAGTGGTAGTCCTTATGCAACAGGCTATGCGGCATCTAAAAGGGAAACCAGTCTGGATTGCCATGATGATGGGGCTTACCGGCACAGCATTATTTTACGGCGATGCCATGATTACGCCTGCTGTTTCTGTACTTTCTGCTGCTGAAGGCCTGACCGTCATCAATGAAAGCTTTCGGCCGTACGTAATGCCGATAGCACTGGCAATTCTATTCGGATTATTTCTGATACAAAAAAAGGGCACTCATAAAATCGGCAAATTGTTTGGCCCTGTTATGCTTGTTTGGTTTAGTGCCATCGGCTTGATAGGTCTCTATCAGATAGTACAGGCACCAAGAGTAATATTGGCATTCAATCCCTACTATGGCATCAAATTTGCCATTGATCATGGCTGGGATGGCTTTATCGGATTGGGTTGTGTTGTATTAGCTGTAACTGGTGCTGAAGCTTTATATGCCGACATGGGGCATTTTGGTCGCCAGCCCATTCAAACAGCATGGATTAAAATAGTGTTGCCAAGCCTGATAGTCAATTACCTGGGACAGGGAGCATTGATTATGCATAACCCAACGGCAATTAACAATCCTTTCTATTTGAGTGCTCCACACTGGTTATTAATCCCATTAATCATACTTGCTACCTTCGCAACCATTATTGCCAGTCAAGCTGTTATAGCTGGTGCCTATTCTCTCACTCGTCAGGCCATTCAGCTTGGATTCGCACCACGCATGAACATCATCCATACCAATAATGAAGAAATTGGTCAGATATATCTGCCATTAGTCAACTGGTTATTACTAACCGCCGTTACCTTAGTAGTGTTGGCTTTTCACGATTCTGAACATTTAGCCTCAGCCTACGGCATCGCCGTTACCGGAACCATGGTCATTACCTCATGCCTGTTTTGTGTTGTCATGATTAAAAACTGGCACTGGCCTATACCCATTGCAGTAATGCTTACCTTATTGTTCCTTTGCTTTGATCTGGTTTTTTTCAGCAGCAATCTATTGAAACTTATTCATGGAGGCTGGTTTCCCGTAATGGTAGCTTTGATTGTCGTTACTCTTTTTTCAACCTGGCGCCGTGGACAATGGCAATTGCATCAGGCACAGCAGAGCAAAGAATTTTCACTTGATAACTTTGTCGAAAATCTACATGACTACCCACCACAGATAGTTACAGGTAATGCCGTATTTATGGTATCAGATCCATTCAGCGTACCTCGCGCATTACTTCATAACCTTAAACATAATAAAGTCTTACATAGCTACAATGTCTTACTCAGTATCAAAACCAAAGAAATACCTTATATCGCCGATAATGAACGCATTGCCATGAAGCAAATAGGGCCACGTTTTACCCGCGTAATTGCAAATTACGGATTTCAGGAAACCGCCAACATTAGCCACATTCTGTCATTGATGGACGAACAAGGCATCACACTTGATACCATGGATACATCGTTTTTTCTTTCTCATGACAGCATCGTCGTAGCTGCTCGAACCAAACATGGCAATATGGGACGCTTACGCGCCCGCATATTTAAATGGCTATATAAAAACAGCGCAACAGCTACAAACTACTACCATATCCCTGCTAACCGTGTAGTCGAACTGGGCGCTCAAGTAGTCATTTAA
- the argC gene encoding N-acetyl-gamma-glutamyl-phosphate reductase, translating into MSIKIGIVGATGYTGVELLRLLAHHPEAEIIAVTSRSEAGIKLSEYFPSLRGQYDDLVFQHPEQACLKDCDVVFFATPNGIAMQEAPPLLAQGVKVIDLSADYRIKDVSLWQQWYPFTHSSPEWVAKAVYGLCELNRRTIANAQLVANPGCYPTCVSLPLIPLLQKQCLIDNQPVIADCKSGVSGAGRKASSSNLYAECSDNFKAYGISGHRHLPEIRQTLNHLHPQMGNNLVFVPHLTPLIRGMHATIYVQVKNGYNPAKMIDEYYCNSQVVDVMPVGSTPETRSVRGANLCRISVQQAPENNTWIILSVIDNLVKGAAGQAVQNMNIMYGLDESCGLTFAPLLP; encoded by the coding sequence ATGAGTATTAAAATTGGTATTGTCGGTGCTACAGGATACACAGGTGTAGAATTACTGCGCCTTCTTGCCCACCACCCCGAAGCAGAAATCATTGCCGTTACCAGCCGAAGTGAAGCAGGAATAAAATTAAGTGAATACTTTCCCAGTCTGCGTGGGCAGTACGATGATCTGGTGTTTCAACATCCAGAACAAGCCTGTTTAAAGGATTGTGACGTCGTTTTTTTTGCTACTCCCAATGGCATAGCTATGCAGGAAGCACCACCTTTACTGGCACAAGGTGTAAAAGTTATTGACCTATCAGCGGATTACCGCATCAAAGATGTTTCTCTGTGGCAACAATGGTATCCATTTACTCATAGTAGCCCAGAATGGGTTGCGAAAGCTGTATATGGTCTGTGCGAACTAAACCGCAGAACCATCGCCAATGCACAATTAGTAGCGAACCCAGGCTGTTATCCGACCTGCGTCAGCCTGCCTTTAATCCCATTGCTGCAAAAGCAATGCCTGATTGATAATCAGCCAGTAATAGCAGACTGCAAATCTGGCGTTTCCGGTGCAGGGCGCAAAGCGAGCTCCAGCAATCTGTATGCTGAATGCAGCGATAATTTTAAGGCTTATGGCATCAGCGGCCATCGTCATTTACCCGAAATTAGACAAACCCTTAATCATCTACACCCCCAGATGGGAAACAATCTAGTTTTTGTTCCCCACCTCACCCCCTTGATTCGCGGCATGCATGCCACCATATATGTACAGGTAAAAAATGGTTACAATCCAGCCAAAATGATTGATGAATACTATTGTAACAGTCAGGTAGTAGACGTCATGCCAGTTGGCAGTACGCCGGAAACTCGGTCTGTTCGCGGAGCAAATCTTTGTAGAATCAGCGTACAACAAGCTCCTGAAAATAACACATGGATAATTCTGTCGGTCATAGACAATCTAGTTAAAGGCGCAGCGGGACAAGCAGTTCAGAACATGAATATCATGTATGGGCTGGACGAAAGCTGTGGATTAACATTTGCTCCCCTATTGCCATAA
- the erpA gene encoding iron-sulfur cluster insertion protein ErpA yields MSETDIETPIVFTESCCTKVKDLIAEENNPDLKLRVFVTGGGCSGFQYGFTFDEIVNEDDFEIEKDGLTFLIDPMSYQYLVGAEIDYSESLHGSQFVIRNPNATTTCGCGSSFSV; encoded by the coding sequence ATGTCAGAAACCGATATTGAAACACCCATTGTATTTACCGAAAGCTGCTGTACCAAAGTTAAAGATTTGATTGCTGAAGAAAATAACCCCGATCTTAAACTGCGGGTATTTGTAACTGGAGGAGGTTGTTCTGGTTTTCAGTATGGCTTTACGTTTGATGAAATCGTAAATGAAGACGATTTTGAAATTGAAAAAGACGGATTAACCTTTTTGATTGACCCAATGAGTTACCAATATCTTGTCGGAGCAGAAATTGATTACTCCGAAAGCCTGCATGGTTCGCAATTTGTCATCCGCAATCCCAATGCTACCACCACATGTGGCTGTGGTTCATCTTTTTCTGTTTAA
- a CDS encoding catalase, which yields MNHDLKKCPVTHLTTDQGAPVSDNQNSLTAGPRGPLLAQDLWLNERLANFVREVIPERRMHAKGSGAFGTFTVTHDITQYTCAKLFSQIGKKTEMFVRFSEVAAERGGGDAERDIRGFAMRFYTEQGNWDIVGNNTPVFFLRDPRKFPDLNKAVKRDPRTNLRSPTYNWDYWTLLPEAFHQVTITMSDRGIPASYRHMHGFGSHTFSFINANKERFWVKFHFRTQQGIKNLTDEEAANIMGQDRDSHQRDLYNAIEKGDFPKWTMYVQIMPETDAEKVPYHPFDLSKVWPHGDYPLIEVGEFELNRNPDNYYLDVEQAAFAPSNLVPGISVSPDKVLQARLYNYADAARYRVGVNHHQIPVNKARCPVFSNHRDGLTRVDDNYGSLPHYEPNSFHQWQEQPEFREPPLKIHGDADFWNFHEDDNDYFSQPRALFNLMSDAQKQVLFENTARAMGDALDFIKYRHIRNCHACHPDYGAGVAKALGMTVEDALAARSSDPAQGCAVLI from the coding sequence ATGAACCATGATTTAAAAAAATGCCCAGTTACCCACCTGACCACCGATCAGGGTGCCCCGGTATCTGATAATCAGAACAGTCTCACCGCCGGTCCTCGTGGCCCATTATTGGCACAGGATCTGTGGCTAAATGAAAGACTGGCTAATTTCGTGCGCGAAGTCATTCCCGAACGACGAATGCATGCCAAAGGTTCTGGCGCATTTGGTACATTTACTGTCACACACGATATTACACAATATACATGTGCCAAATTGTTTAGTCAGATTGGCAAAAAGACCGAAATGTTTGTTCGCTTTTCAGAAGTAGCAGCTGAACGCGGCGGCGGCGATGCAGAAAGGGATATTCGAGGATTTGCCATGCGTTTCTACACCGAGCAAGGCAATTGGGACATAGTTGGTAATAACACACCGGTTTTTTTTCTGCGCGATCCCCGCAAATTTCCGGATTTAAACAAAGCAGTCAAACGTGACCCACGTACCAACCTGCGTAGCCCTACTTATAACTGGGACTATTGGACACTGCTTCCCGAAGCCTTTCATCAAGTCACTATTACTATGTCGGACAGAGGCATTCCAGCTAGTTATCGTCATATGCATGGTTTCGGTTCCCACACCTTCAGCTTTATCAATGCCAACAAAGAACGATTTTGGGTTAAGTTTCACTTCCGTACCCAACAAGGCATTAAAAATCTTACCGATGAAGAAGCTGCCAACATCATGGGACAGGATCGGGATAGTCATCAGAGAGATCTCTACAATGCTATAGAGAAAGGAGATTTTCCAAAATGGACTATGTACGTTCAAATCATGCCCGAAACTGATGCAGAAAAAGTACCTTATCACCCATTTGATTTATCCAAAGTTTGGCCACATGGCGATTATCCGCTTATCGAAGTAGGCGAATTCGAACTAAACCGTAATCCCGATAATTATTATCTTGATGTTGAACAAGCTGCTTTCGCCCCCAGCAATTTGGTTCCGGGCATAAGCGTTTCACCCGATAAAGTATTACAGGCTCGTTTATATAACTACGCAGATGCTGCTCGTTATCGCGTTGGCGTAAATCATCATCAGATACCAGTAAATAAAGCCCGTTGTCCCGTATTCAGCAATCATCGTGATGGCTTAACTCGAGTGGACGATAACTACGGTAGTCTGCCACATTACGAACCAAATAGTTTTCATCAGTGGCAAGAACAACCGGAATTCAGAGAACCACCATTAAAAATACACGGAGATGCAGACTTCTGGAATTTTCATGAAGACGATAATGATTATTTCAGTCAGCCGCGAGCTCTTTTTAATCTGATGAGTGATGCTCAAAAACAAGTATTGTTTGAAAATACCGCACGAGCTATGGGGGATGCACTTGATTTTATTAAATATCGCCACATCCGCAATTGCCATGCCTGCCATCCTGATTATGGCGCCGGTGTAGCCAAAGCCTTAGGCATGACCGTTGAAGATGCGCTGGCTGCGCGCAGCAGCGATCCAGCTCAAGGTTGCGCGGTTTTAATTTAA